One Pontibacter deserti genomic region harbors:
- a CDS encoding DUF3467 domain-containing protein → MAEEQQNQNQINIELSEEIAEGQYANLAMIAHSSSEFVIDFIRLMPGLPKAKVKSRVVITPEHAKRLLAALADNIKKYEQSFGDIKQANETPSFPMNFGGTVGEA, encoded by the coding sequence ATGGCGGAAGAACAGCAGAATCAAAATCAGATTAACATCGAGCTATCGGAAGAAATAGCAGAAGGGCAGTATGCTAACCTTGCTATGATTGCGCATTCGAGCAGTGAGTTTGTAATAGATTTTATCCGTCTGATGCCAGGTTTGCCAAAAGCGAAAGTCAAATCAAGAGTTGTTATCACACCAGAGCATGCTAAGAGATTATTAGCTGCTCTGGCAGATAACATCAAAAAATACGAACAAAGCTTTGGGGATATAAAGCAGGCAAATGAAACGCCATCATTTCCAATGAACTTCGGAGGTACTGTTGGCGAAGCATAA
- the rpsL gene encoding 30S ribosomal protein S12, with product MPTIQQLVRKGREKLTSKSKSPALDSCPQRRGVCTRVYTTTPKKPNSAMRKVARVRLTNGKEVNAYIPGEGHNLQEHSIVLIRGGRVKDLPGVRYHIVRGALDTAGVSGRLQSRSKYGAKRPKPGQAPAAAGKGKKK from the coding sequence ATGCCTACTATACAGCAATTAGTAAGAAAAGGCAGAGAAAAACTGACATCAAAGTCAAAATCTCCAGCCTTAGATTCATGCCCACAGCGTCGTGGAGTGTGTACAAGAGTATATACTACAACTCCTAAGAAACCAAACTCTGCAATGCGTAAAGTTGCAAGGGTAAGATTAACAAACGGTAAAGAGGTTAACGCCTATATCCCTGGTGAAGGTCACAACCTTCAGGAGCACTCAATTGTGCTTATCAGAGGTGGTAGAGTAAAAGACCTTCCAGGTGTTCGTTACCACATCGTTCGTGGTGCACTTGATACTGCAGGTGTTAGTGGCCGTCTTCAGTCACGTTCTAAGTACGGAGCTAAGAGACCAAAGCCAGGACAAGCGCCAGCAGCTGCCGGAAAAGGTAAAAAGAAATAA
- the rpsG gene encoding 30S ribosomal protein S7, whose protein sequence is MRKAKPKSRILLPDPKYKETLVTRFVNYLMVDGKKSVAYGIFYDAVDLVEQRTKENGLETWKKALNNIMPSVEVKSRRVGGATFQVPTEVRPDRRVSLGIKWMISYSRKRGEKTMKDKLAGEIIAAAKGEGAAVKKKDDTHRMAEANKAFSHFRF, encoded by the coding sequence ATGAGAAAAGCAAAGCCGAAGAGTAGAATTCTCCTTCCAGATCCAAAATATAAAGAAACATTAGTAACACGTTTTGTAAACTACCTTATGGTAGATGGCAAGAAAAGTGTTGCTTATGGTATCTTCTATGATGCTGTAGATCTAGTAGAGCAAAGAACAAAAGAAAACGGTCTTGAAACTTGGAAGAAGGCATTGAACAACATCATGCCTAGCGTAGAAGTTAAAAGCCGTCGTGTAGGAGGAGCTACTTTCCAAGTGCCGACTGAGGTTCGTCCGGACCGCAGAGTATCTCTAGGAATCAAATGGATGATTTCCTACTCACGTAAGAGAGGTGAGAAGACAATGAAGGATAAATTAGCAGGTGAAATTATTGCAGCTGCTAAAGGTGAAGGTGCTGCCGTTAAGAAAAAAGACGATACGCACAGAATGGCAGAAGCAAACAAAGCATTCTCACACTTTAGATTCTAG